The Achromobacter pestifer genome includes a region encoding these proteins:
- the coaE gene encoding dephospho-CoA kinase (Dephospho-CoA kinase (CoaE) performs the final step in coenzyme A biosynthesis.), protein MLKIGLTGGIGSGKTRVADLLAEWGATLVDTDEIARELTAAGGAAMPAIEREFGPRALTPDGALDRAWMRDQAFSDPQVRLRLEAVLHPVIGQETERQAGAASGAYLVFVVPLLVESLPRWRSRLDRICVVDCDPDTQVARVRLRSGLTEPAIRRIMAAQAARASRLEAADDVIVNDGGTTPDQLRAQAKTLHDRWLTLASTTGRQASG, encoded by the coding sequence ATGTTGAAGATAGGTCTGACGGGCGGCATCGGATCGGGCAAGACCCGGGTGGCGGACCTGCTTGCGGAGTGGGGCGCCACGCTGGTCGATACCGACGAGATCGCGCGCGAGCTGACTGCCGCGGGCGGCGCGGCCATGCCCGCGATCGAACGCGAGTTCGGCCCGCGCGCGCTGACGCCGGACGGCGCGCTGGACCGCGCATGGATGCGCGATCAGGCGTTCTCGGATCCGCAGGTGCGCTTGCGGCTGGAAGCCGTGTTGCATCCTGTCATCGGACAGGAAACCGAGCGGCAGGCCGGTGCCGCAAGCGGCGCGTACCTGGTCTTCGTGGTACCGCTGCTGGTGGAGTCGCTGCCGCGCTGGCGTTCGCGCCTGGATCGCATCTGCGTGGTGGACTGCGACCCCGACACGCAGGTGGCGCGGGTGCGGTTGCGCAGCGGGCTGACGGAGCCAGCCATCCGGCGTATCATGGCGGCACAGGCTGCGCGGGCAAGCCGTCTGGAAGCCGCCGACGACGTCATCGTCAATGACGGGGGCACTACGCCGGACCAATTGCGCGCGCAGGCGAAGACCCTGCATGACCGCTGGCTGACGCTGGCGAGCACGACGGGCCGGCAAGCCTCGGGCTAG
- the zapD gene encoding cell division protein ZapD — MIVYEYPFNERIRAYLRLEYLFDRLFFFAREGDSRLHQVAVTSLFDLLDACERTDVKGAVLQDLERQRMALVGLRDHPGVAQDALEAMLREMEKVTTALAAPGKTGQSLRENEWLTSLRGRLSVPGSATQVDMPSYFAWQNKSEAARCADLQAWVAPFIPLYDGLTLALRLLRESGRKSDTVGEQGAYQQMLGGKQFQLLRVWLDPAQGVFPEISANKYMIWIRFSIQDGEFKPQQVARDVPFQMTLCSS, encoded by the coding sequence GTGATCGTTTACGAATACCCCTTCAATGAGCGCATCCGCGCTTATCTGCGGCTGGAATACCTGTTCGACAGGTTGTTCTTCTTCGCCCGCGAGGGGGACTCGCGCCTGCACCAGGTTGCCGTCACCTCCTTGTTCGACCTGCTCGACGCCTGCGAGCGCACCGATGTGAAAGGCGCGGTCCTGCAAGACCTGGAGCGCCAGCGCATGGCGCTGGTCGGATTGCGCGATCATCCCGGCGTGGCGCAGGATGCGCTCGAAGCCATGCTGCGCGAAATGGAAAAAGTGACCACGGCGCTGGCCGCGCCCGGCAAGACCGGCCAGTCCCTGCGTGAAAACGAATGGCTGACCAGCCTGCGTGGGCGCCTGTCGGTGCCGGGCAGCGCCACGCAGGTCGACATGCCTTCGTATTTTGCCTGGCAGAACAAATCCGAGGCCGCCCGCTGCGCGGACCTGCAAGCCTGGGTAGCGCCCTTCATCCCTTTGTATGACGGCCTGACCCTGGCCCTGCGCCTGCTGCGCGAATCCGGCCGCAAGTCGGATACCGTGGGCGAGCAGGGCGCCTACCAGCAGATGCTGGGCGGCAAGCAGTTCCAGCTGCTGCGTGTCTGGCTGGATCCCGCGCAGGGCGTATTTCCCGAGATCAGCGCCAATAAGTACATGATCTGGATACGTTTTTCTATCCAGGACGGCGAATTCAAACCCCAGCAGGTCGCCCGCGACGTACCCTTCCAGATGACCCTCTGCAGCTCGTAG
- a CDS encoding MdtA/MuxA family multidrug efflux RND transporter periplasmic adaptor subunit: MPESRPVSPPTRWTRRRLVGLALVLLVAAGIAWLVLRPAAKPGGAGGPGGRPGGRPAAGAMMNPAVPVRIATAAQQDIDIYLKSLGTVTAYNTVTVRSRVSGELVEVAFQEGQQVKAGDLLAQVDPRAFQVALDQARGTQMQNLAQLENARRDLQRYQALYKQDSIAKQQVDTQAALVRQYEGTVKSDQANVDNARLQLDYARITAPISGRLGLRQVDRGNLVSSSDTNGLVVITQTQPISVVFTLPETQLPEVRAEIAAGKTLAVDAYDRADTRRIATGQLETMDNQIDVTTGTLKLKARFENADDALFPNQFVNVRLHVLTRKDVTAIPTAAIQQGSAGAFVFLVQEDSTVQVRQVKLGAVNNGMVAVNEGLQPGDRVVVEGTDRLRAGAKVDVVGGADVIPAASGKTLGAGGPAGTTPPSK, from the coding sequence ATGCCTGAAAGCCGTCCCGTCTCTCCCCCCACCCGTTGGACCCGCCGCCGCCTAGTCGGGCTGGCGCTGGTATTGCTAGTCGCGGCGGGCATAGCCTGGCTTGTGCTGCGGCCCGCGGCCAAGCCGGGCGGGGCAGGCGGGCCGGGAGGGCGGCCCGGCGGCCGGCCGGCGGCGGGCGCCATGATGAACCCGGCGGTGCCGGTGCGCATCGCCACCGCCGCCCAGCAGGACATCGACATCTATCTGAAATCGCTGGGTACCGTGACCGCCTACAACACCGTCACCGTGCGCAGCCGGGTCAGCGGCGAACTGGTGGAAGTGGCCTTCCAGGAAGGCCAGCAGGTGAAGGCCGGCGACCTGCTGGCCCAGGTGGATCCGCGGGCGTTCCAGGTGGCCCTGGACCAGGCGCGCGGCACGCAGATGCAGAACCTGGCGCAGCTGGAGAACGCCCGGCGCGACCTGCAGCGCTATCAGGCGCTGTACAAGCAGGACTCGATCGCCAAGCAGCAGGTCGACACGCAGGCGGCGCTGGTGCGCCAGTACGAAGGCACGGTCAAGAGCGATCAGGCCAATGTGGACAATGCCCGCCTGCAACTGGACTACGCCCGGATCACGGCGCCGATCAGCGGCCGCCTGGGCCTGCGCCAGGTGGACCGCGGCAATCTGGTGTCCAGCTCTGACACGAATGGTCTGGTGGTGATCACCCAGACCCAGCCGATCTCCGTGGTGTTCACGCTGCCCGAGACCCAGTTGCCCGAAGTGCGGGCCGAGATCGCCGCCGGCAAGACGCTGGCGGTGGATGCCTATGACCGCGCCGACACCCGCCGCATCGCCACGGGCCAGCTGGAAACAATGGACAACCAGATCGACGTGACCACCGGCACCCTGAAGCTGAAGGCGCGCTTCGAGAACGCCGACGATGCGCTCTTTCCGAACCAGTTCGTCAACGTGCGCCTGCACGTGCTCACGCGCAAGGACGTGACTGCGATTCCCACCGCCGCCATCCAGCAAGGCTCGGCCGGCGCCTTCGTCTTCCTGGTGCAGGAGGACAGCACCGTGCAGGTGCGCCAGGTGAAGCTGGGCGCGGTCAACAACGGCATGGTGGCCGTCAACGAAGGCCTGCAGCCGGGCGACCGGGTGGTGGTCGAAGGCACCGACCGCCTGCGCGCAGGCGCCAAGGTGGACGTGGTGGGGGGCGCGGACGTGATCCCCGCCGCCAGCGGCAAGACCCTGGGCGCGGGCGGCCCGGCCGGCACCACGCCGCCGTCGAAATAA
- a CDS encoding MdtB/MuxB family multidrug efflux RND transporter permease subunit, translated as MSPSRLFILRPVATTLSMVAILIAGFIAYRLLPVSALPEVDYPTIQVVTLYPGASPDVMTSLVTSPLERQFGQMPGLNQMSSTSSGGASVITLQFNLTLPLDVAEQQVQAAINAASNLLPSDLPVPPTYNKVNPADAAVLTLAITSPTMPLPQVRDLVDTRVAQKLSQIPGVGLVSVAGGQRPAVRVQVNPQALAANGLSMSDLRTAIVGANVNQPKGNLDGPQRSTTINANDQLKTPTDYNDLIIAYKNNAPLRLSDVARAVEGAEDTRQAAWAGDKPAILLNIQRQPGANVIDVVNRIQTLLPQLRAALPATLDVSVVSDRTQTIRDSVADVQFEMMLAVALVVMVTFVFLRSLTATLIPSVVVPLSLVGTFGIMYLAGFSINNLTLMALTIATGFVVDDAIVMIENIARHIEEGETPLQAALKGASQIGFTLISLTFSLIAVLIPLLFMTEVVGRLFREFAITLAVSILISLVVSLTLTPMMCARLLRAESEQKHGRFHQVTGAFIDRVIAGYDRWLQVVLRHQPLTLLVALATFALTVLLYMVIPKGFFPQQDTGLIQAITQAPQSISFPAMAERQRTAARLVLEDPDVQAVSSFIGVDGSNATLSAGRMQIALKPQSERNGDLRTVMGRLEQALAKQDGLTVYMQPVQDLTIEDRVSRTQYQMTLSNPDLKVLSEWTPKLVNRLRQVPGLKDVTDDLQDDGLQTWVEIDRDAASRLGITAAVIDEALYNAFGQRLISTIFTQSNQYRVVLEVEPQFQVTPASLGQIHVPTSTGAQVPLSSVAHISEGKTVLAVNRLDQFPMVTVSFNLAPGASLSSAVVDIAAAEAEIGLPTGVETRFQGAALAFQNSLSSTLWLILAAIVTMYIVLGVLYESYIHPITILSTLPSAGVGALLALLISGTELDMIGIIGIILLIGIVKKNAIMMIDFALDAERKRGLSPRAAIHEAALLRFRPILMTTLAALFGALPLMLSTGTGAELRQPLGLVMVGGLLLSQVLTLFTTPVIYLMFDRMSRRWRGVDQAPAEDAS; from the coding sequence GTGAGCCCGTCGCGCCTGTTCATCCTGCGTCCGGTGGCCACCACGCTGTCGATGGTGGCCATCCTGATCGCCGGTTTCATCGCCTACCGGCTGCTGCCCGTTTCGGCCCTGCCGGAAGTGGACTACCCGACGATCCAGGTGGTGACGCTGTACCCCGGCGCCAGTCCCGATGTGATGACTTCGCTGGTCACTTCGCCATTGGAGCGGCAATTCGGGCAGATGCCGGGCCTGAACCAGATGTCGTCGACCAGTTCGGGCGGCGCCTCGGTCATCACGCTGCAGTTCAACCTGACCCTGCCGCTGGACGTGGCTGAACAACAGGTGCAGGCGGCAATCAATGCGGCCTCGAATCTGCTGCCCAGCGACCTGCCGGTGCCGCCGACCTACAACAAGGTGAACCCGGCGGACGCCGCCGTGCTGACGTTGGCGATCACCTCGCCCACCATGCCCTTGCCCCAGGTGCGCGACCTGGTGGATACGCGGGTGGCGCAGAAACTGTCGCAGATCCCCGGCGTGGGCCTGGTCAGCGTGGCGGGCGGGCAGCGTCCGGCGGTGCGGGTGCAGGTCAATCCGCAGGCGCTGGCGGCCAACGGCTTGTCGATGTCGGACCTGCGCACGGCCATCGTCGGCGCCAACGTCAACCAGCCCAAGGGCAATCTGGACGGGCCGCAGCGGTCCACCACCATCAACGCCAACGATCAGCTCAAGACGCCCACCGACTACAACGACCTGATCATCGCGTACAAGAACAACGCGCCGCTGCGCCTGTCCGACGTGGCGCGCGCCGTCGAAGGCGCCGAGGACACGCGCCAGGCGGCCTGGGCCGGCGACAAGCCCGCCATTCTGCTCAACATCCAGCGCCAGCCGGGCGCCAACGTGATCGACGTGGTCAACCGGATCCAGACGCTGCTGCCGCAACTGCGCGCCGCCTTGCCCGCGACCCTGGACGTGAGCGTGGTGTCCGACCGCACCCAGACCATCCGCGATTCGGTGGCCGACGTGCAGTTCGAGATGATGCTGGCCGTGGCCCTGGTGGTCATGGTGACCTTCGTGTTCCTGCGCAGCCTGACGGCCACGCTGATTCCCAGCGTGGTCGTGCCGCTGTCGCTGGTGGGCACCTTCGGCATCATGTACCTGGCCGGCTTCTCCATCAACAACCTGACCCTGATGGCGCTGACCATCGCCACCGGCTTCGTGGTGGACGACGCCATCGTCATGATCGAGAACATTGCGCGCCATATCGAGGAAGGCGAAACGCCGCTGCAAGCCGCGCTCAAGGGGGCTTCGCAGATCGGCTTCACGCTGATCTCGCTGACCTTTTCGCTGATCGCGGTGCTGATTCCGCTGCTTTTCATGACCGAAGTGGTGGGGCGGCTGTTCCGCGAGTTCGCCATCACGCTGGCCGTGTCGATCCTGATATCGCTGGTGGTGTCGCTGACCCTGACGCCCATGATGTGCGCGCGCCTCTTGCGCGCCGAGTCCGAGCAGAAGCACGGCCGCTTCCATCAGGTCACGGGCGCTTTCATCGACCGCGTGATCGCCGGCTACGACCGTTGGCTGCAAGTCGTGCTGCGGCATCAGCCGCTGACGCTGCTGGTAGCGCTGGCGACCTTCGCGTTGACCGTGCTGCTCTACATGGTGATCCCCAAGGGCTTCTTCCCGCAGCAGGACACCGGCCTGATCCAGGCCATCACCCAGGCGCCGCAATCGATTTCCTTCCCGGCCATGGCGGAGCGCCAGCGCACGGCCGCGCGCCTGGTGCTGGAGGATCCCGACGTGCAGGCCGTGTCATCCTTCATCGGCGTGGACGGCAGCAACGCCACGCTCAGCGCCGGACGCATGCAGATTGCGCTCAAACCGCAATCCGAGCGCAACGGCGACCTGCGCACGGTGATGGGGCGCTTGGAACAGGCCCTGGCCAAGCAGGACGGCCTGACGGTCTACATGCAGCCGGTGCAGGACCTGACCATCGAGGACCGCGTGAGCCGCACGCAGTACCAGATGACGCTGTCCAATCCCGACCTGAAGGTGCTGAGCGAATGGACGCCCAAGCTGGTGAACCGCTTGCGCCAGGTGCCCGGCTTGAAGGACGTGACCGACGACCTGCAGGACGACGGCCTGCAGACCTGGGTCGAGATCGACCGCGACGCCGCATCGCGGCTGGGCATCACGGCCGCGGTGATCGACGAGGCGCTCTATAACGCCTTCGGCCAGCGGCTGATTTCCACCATCTTCACGCAATCCAATCAGTACCGCGTGGTGTTGGAGGTCGAACCACAGTTCCAGGTGACGCCGGCCTCGCTGGGCCAGATCCACGTGCCGACCTCGACCGGCGCGCAGGTGCCGCTGTCATCGGTGGCGCACATCAGCGAGGGCAAGACGGTGCTGGCCGTCAATCGGCTGGATCAGTTTCCGATGGTGACGGTGTCCTTCAACCTGGCGCCGGGCGCTTCGCTGTCCAGTGCGGTGGTGGACATCGCCGCGGCCGAGGCCGAGATCGGCCTGCCCACCGGCGTCGAGACGCGCTTCCAGGGCGCGGCGCTGGCGTTCCAGAATTCGCTGTCCAGCACCTTGTGGCTGATCCTGGCCGCCATCGTGACGATGTACATCGTGCTGGGCGTGCTGTACGAAAGCTATATCCATCCCATCACCATCCTGTCGACGCTGCCTTCGGCCGGCGTGGGGGCGCTGCTGGCGCTCCTGATCAGCGGCACCGAGCTGGACATGATAGGCATCATCGGCATCATCCTCTTGATTGGCATCGTCAAGAAGAACGCCATCATGATGATCGACTTCGCGCTGGACGCGGAGCGCAAGCGCGGCCTGAGCCCGCGCGCGGCCATCCATGAAGCCGCGCTGCTGCGCTTCCGTCCCATCCTGATGACCACGCTGGCCGCGCTGTTCGGCGCGCTGCCGCTGATGCTGTCGACCGGGACGGGCGCGGAGCTGCGCCAGCCGCTGGGCCTGGTGATGGTGGGCGGGCTGCTGCTGTCGCAGGTGCTGACCCTGTTCACCACGCCGGTCATCTACCTGATGTTCGACCGCATGTCGCGCCGCTGGCGCGGCGTGGACCAGGCGCCGGCGGAGGATGCGTCATGA
- a CDS encoding multidrug efflux RND transporter permease subunit encodes MILSAPFIVRPVATTLLSLAVVLAGMLSFFLLPVAPLPQVDIPTISVSASLPGASPETMASSVATPLERSLGSIAGVTEMTSSSSQGSTRITLQFDLSRDINGAARDVQAAINAARSLLPTSLRSNPTYHKSNPSDAPIMTLALTSDTLSQGQLYDIASTIVAQKLSQVDGVGEVTVGGSSLPAVRVTVLPGALANRGVSLDQLRTTLANANANRPKGVLENDRYHWQVMASDQLSRAEQYRPLIVAWKDGAPVRVSDVARVEDSVEDLYQTGFFNERKAILMIVRRQADANIIETVDAVRAQLPILQALMPADAHMTVAQDRTPSIRASLHEAELTLIIAVGLVVLVVLLFLRRWRAAIIPSVAVPVSLIGTFCIMYLSGFTLNTISLMALIVATGFVVDDAIVVLENIMRHVERGMSPMRAALRGSREVGFTVLSMSLSLVAVFIPILLMGGVVGRLFREFAVTLSAAILVSLVVSLTLTPMMCARLLRQEAPDEKPPGRLARWSERGFDAMLDGYRRSLRWALTHSRLMMLILAVAVGLNVYLYTVVPKGFFPQQDTGQLLGFFRVDQGTSFQATLPKLEALRKVVLADPAVQSMTGYAGGRGGSNSSFMQIQLKPLEERKVSADAVINRLRGKLQNMPGARMFLVSQQDIRIGGRQSQGSYDYTLMAGDLQLLRTWMPKVQQAMAQIPEITDVDTDVEDKGRQINLVIDREAATRLGVSMSTISTVLNNSFSQRQVSVMYGPLNQYHVVLGVDPKFAQDIESLRQVEVITAAGARVPLSAFTRLENANAPLSVQHQGLFVADTISFSLAPGVSLGQATSAIDAAVARIGLPSDQIQAGFQGTAAALQQTLAQQPWLILAALVTMYIVLGILYESFVHPLTILSTLPSAGLGALLALLLVRYDFTLIALIGVFLLIGIVKKNAIMMVDFALDAERTQGMNPRDAIFQACLTRFRPIMMTTMAAIFGALPLVLATGAGVEMRQPLGITIVGGLVLSQILTLYTTPVVYLYLDRFRLWAARGRAPKNGSSASIEPT; translated from the coding sequence ATGATCCTGTCGGCACCCTTCATCGTCCGGCCGGTGGCGACCACGCTGCTGAGCCTGGCGGTTGTGCTGGCAGGCATGCTGTCGTTCTTCCTCTTGCCCGTGGCGCCGCTGCCGCAGGTGGACATTCCCACCATTTCGGTCTCGGCCAGCCTGCCGGGCGCCAGTCCGGAAACCATGGCGTCCAGCGTGGCCACGCCGCTGGAGCGCTCGCTGGGCAGCATCGCCGGCGTGACCGAGATGACCTCCAGCAGCTCGCAGGGCTCTACCCGAATCACGCTGCAATTCGATCTTTCACGCGACATCAATGGCGCGGCCCGCGACGTGCAGGCCGCCATCAACGCGGCGCGCTCGCTCTTGCCGACCAGCCTGCGCAGCAATCCCACGTACCACAAGTCCAATCCGTCCGACGCGCCCATCATGACCCTGGCGCTGACGTCCGACACGCTCAGCCAGGGCCAGCTTTACGACATCGCCTCGACCATCGTGGCGCAGAAGCTGTCGCAGGTGGACGGCGTGGGCGAGGTGACGGTGGGCGGCAGTTCGCTGCCGGCGGTGCGCGTCACCGTGCTGCCGGGCGCGCTGGCCAACCGCGGCGTATCGCTGGACCAGTTGCGCACCACGCTGGCCAATGCCAACGCCAACCGTCCCAAGGGCGTGCTGGAGAATGACCGCTATCACTGGCAGGTCATGGCCAGCGACCAGCTCAGCCGCGCCGAGCAGTACCGGCCGCTGATCGTCGCCTGGAAGGACGGCGCGCCGGTGCGCGTATCCGATGTGGCCCGCGTCGAGGATTCGGTCGAAGACCTGTATCAGACCGGCTTCTTCAACGAGCGCAAGGCCATCCTGATGATCGTGCGGCGCCAGGCCGACGCCAACATCATCGAAACCGTGGACGCGGTGCGCGCGCAGCTGCCCATCCTGCAGGCCCTGATGCCGGCGGACGCGCACATGACGGTGGCGCAGGACCGCACGCCCAGCATCCGGGCTTCGCTGCATGAGGCCGAGCTGACCCTGATCATCGCCGTGGGCCTGGTGGTGCTGGTGGTGCTGCTGTTCCTGCGGCGCTGGCGCGCGGCCATCATCCCCAGCGTGGCGGTGCCGGTCTCGCTGATCGGCACGTTCTGCATCATGTACCTCAGCGGCTTCACGCTGAACACGATTTCGCTGATGGCGCTGATCGTGGCGACCGGCTTCGTGGTGGACGACGCCATCGTGGTGCTGGAGAACATCATGCGCCACGTGGAGCGCGGCATGTCGCCCATGCGCGCGGCGCTGCGCGGTTCGCGCGAAGTGGGCTTTACCGTGCTGTCGATGAGCCTGTCGCTGGTGGCGGTGTTCATCCCCATTCTCTTGATGGGCGGCGTGGTCGGGCGCTTGTTCCGCGAGTTTGCGGTGACGCTGTCGGCCGCCATCCTGGTGTCGCTGGTGGTGTCGCTGACCTTGACGCCGATGATGTGCGCGCGCCTCTTGCGTCAGGAAGCCCCCGACGAGAAGCCGCCCGGACGGCTGGCGCGCTGGTCCGAGCGCGGCTTCGACGCCATGCTGGACGGCTACCGCCGCAGCCTGCGCTGGGCGCTGACGCACAGCCGGCTGATGATGCTGATCCTGGCGGTGGCCGTGGGCCTGAACGTCTATCTGTACACCGTGGTGCCCAAGGGCTTTTTCCCGCAGCAGGACACGGGCCAGCTGCTGGGCTTTTTCCGCGTGGACCAGGGCACCTCGTTCCAGGCCACGCTGCCCAAGCTGGAGGCGTTGCGCAAGGTGGTGCTGGCGGATCCGGCGGTGCAGAGCATGACGGGTTATGCGGGCGGACGGGGCGGCAGCAACAGCAGTTTCATGCAGATCCAGCTGAAGCCCCTGGAAGAGCGCAAGGTCTCGGCGGACGCGGTCATCAACCGGCTGCGCGGCAAGCTGCAGAACATGCCGGGCGCGCGCATGTTCCTGGTGTCGCAGCAGGACATACGCATCGGCGGGCGCCAGAGCCAGGGCTCTTACGACTACACGCTGATGGCGGGCGACCTGCAATTGCTGCGCACCTGGATGCCGAAGGTGCAGCAAGCCATGGCCCAGATCCCCGAGATCACCGACGTCGACACCGACGTCGAGGACAAGGGCCGCCAGATCAACCTGGTCATCGACCGCGAGGCCGCGACCCGCCTGGGCGTGAGCATGTCCACCATCTCCACGGTGCTGAACAACTCCTTCAGCCAGCGCCAGGTGTCGGTGATGTATGGGCCGCTGAACCAGTACCACGTGGTGCTGGGCGTGGACCCGAAGTTCGCGCAGGACATCGAGTCGCTCAGGCAGGTCGAGGTCATCACCGCGGCCGGCGCGCGCGTGCCGCTGTCGGCCTTCACCCGCCTGGAAAACGCCAACGCGCCGCTCAGCGTGCAGCATCAGGGGCTGTTCGTGGCCGACACCATCTCGTTCAGCCTGGCGCCGGGCGTGTCGCTGGGTCAGGCCACCAGCGCCATCGATGCGGCCGTGGCGCGCATCGGCCTGCCGTCGGATCAGATCCAGGCCGGCTTCCAGGGCACGGCCGCGGCCTTGCAGCAGACGCTGGCGCAGCAGCCCTGGCTGATCCTGGCGGCGCTGGTCACCATGTACATCGTGCTGGGCATTCTGTACGAAAGCTTCGTGCATCCGCTGACCATTTTGTCGACCCTGCCGTCCGCCGGCCTGGGCGCATTGCTGGCGCTGTTGCTGGTGCGCTACGACTTCACGCTGATCGCGCTGATCGGGGTGTTCCTGCTGATCGGCATCGTCAAGAAGAACGCCATCATGATGGTGGACTTCGCCCTGGATGCCGAACGCACCCAAGGCATGAACCCGCGCGACGCCATTTTCCAGGCCTGCCTGACGCGCTTTCGCCCCATCATGATGACGACCATGGCCGCCATCTTCGGCGCGCTGCCGCTGGTGCTGGCCACCGGCGCCGGCGTCGAGATGCGCCAGCCGCTGGGCATTACCATCGTCGGTGGCCTGGTTCTGAGCCAGATCCTCACGCTGTACACCACGCCCGTGGTCTATCTTTACCTGGACCGCTTCCGTCTCTGGGCCGCGCGCGGGCGCGCGCCCAAGAACGGGTCCTCCGCTTCCATAGAACCTACATGA
- a CDS encoding efflux transporter outer membrane subunit: MMRNAKPVPNLFLPRSIAAAALCALLGACAVGPDYQRPALDVGAAYKEGQGEVEGWKLAQPLDQAERGDWWRVYDDATLNGLVARLNESNQTVAQAEANYRQALGLVRGARAGFFPTVGAGAGMTRSGSGGGQNGSTLSSGSNVSNQYSLTGNVSWEVDLWGRVRRSVESSEASAAASLADLGATRLSAQAALVQAYLQLRVLDEQKRLLDATVAAYEKSLQLTQNRYAVGVAGQADVAVARTQVESTRAQSIDLDWQRGQLEHAIAVLMGQAPSQFSLPPAVFALQLPQIPVGLPSELLERRPDVAAAERRAAAANAQIGVAQAAWFPSLTLSADGGFRNGQFAELLTAPARFWSLGPALALTIFDGGAREAQVEQARASYDAQAAAYRQTALTGLREVEDYLIQLRVMENEQVVQRRALESARESLRLTQNQYKAGLVDYLSVAVVDATALNSERNALSLLGNRFAASVNLIVALGGGWEGLPPAGAQARADNQAAPAAAAPAQP, encoded by the coding sequence ATGATGCGCAACGCCAAGCCTGTTCCGAACCTGTTCCTTCCCCGCAGCATCGCCGCGGCCGCGCTGTGCGCGCTGCTGGGCGCTTGCGCGGTCGGCCCCGATTACCAGCGCCCGGCGCTGGACGTGGGCGCGGCCTACAAGGAAGGCCAGGGAGAAGTCGAAGGCTGGAAGCTGGCCCAACCTTTGGACCAGGCCGAACGCGGCGATTGGTGGCGGGTCTACGACGACGCCACGCTCAACGGCCTGGTGGCGCGCCTGAACGAGTCGAACCAGACCGTGGCTCAGGCCGAGGCCAATTACCGGCAGGCGCTAGGCCTGGTGCGTGGCGCGCGCGCCGGCTTTTTCCCGACCGTGGGCGCGGGCGCGGGCATGACGCGCTCGGGCAGCGGCGGCGGGCAGAATGGCTCGACCTTGTCGTCCGGCAGCAATGTCTCGAACCAGTATTCGCTGACCGGCAACGTCAGCTGGGAAGTGGACCTGTGGGGCCGTGTGCGGCGCAGCGTGGAATCCTCGGAAGCCAGCGCCGCGGCCAGCCTGGCCGATCTGGGCGCCACGCGTCTGAGCGCCCAGGCCGCGCTGGTGCAGGCCTATCTGCAATTGCGCGTGCTGGACGAACAGAAGCGTCTGCTGGACGCCACCGTCGCGGCCTACGAAAAATCCCTGCAGCTGACGCAGAATCGTTACGCCGTGGGCGTGGCGGGCCAGGCTGACGTAGCCGTGGCGCGCACGCAGGTGGAAAGCACACGCGCGCAGTCCATCGACCTGGATTGGCAGCGCGGCCAGCTTGAACACGCCATTGCCGTGCTGATGGGCCAGGCGCCGTCGCAATTCAGCCTGCCGCCCGCGGTGTTTGCGCTGCAACTGCCGCAGATCCCGGTGGGCCTGCCGTCCGAGCTGCTGGAGCGCCGTCCCGACGTGGCGGCCGCCGAGCGCCGAGCCGCCGCCGCCAATGCGCAGATCGGCGTGGCGCAGGCCGCGTGGTTCCCCAGCCTGACGCTGTCGGCCGATGGGGGTTTCCGCAACGGCCAGTTCGCGGAGTTGCTGACGGCGCCGGCGCGCTTCTGGTCGCTGGGGCCGGCGCTGGCGCTGACGATATTCGATGGCGGCGCGCGCGAGGCGCAGGTGGAACAGGCCCGTGCGTCCTATGACGCGCAAGCGGCCGCTTACCGCCAGACGGCGCTGACCGGGCTGCGCGAGGTCGAGGACTACCTGATCCAGTTGCGCGTCATGGAGAACGAGCAGGTGGTGCAGCGCCGCGCGCTTGAATCCGCGCGCGAATCGCTGCGCCTGACGCAGAATCAATACAAAGCCGGCCTGGTCGATTACCTGAGCGTGGCGGTGGTGGATGCCACCGCGCTCAACAGCGAACGCAATGCGCTGAGCCTGCTGGGCAACCGCTTCGCGGCCAGCGTCAATCTGATCGTGGCCTTGGGCGGCGGCTGGGAAGGCCTGCCTCCCGCAGGGGCGCAAGCGCGCGCGGACAATCAGGCCGCGCCCGCGGCAGCAGCGCCCGCGCAGCCCTGA